The following nucleotide sequence is from Zea mays cultivar B73 chromosome 1, Zm-B73-REFERENCE-NAM-5.0, whole genome shotgun sequence.
gaatttgctcattgataaacatgggactatcactactatcaaaatgcattccattctcaactatctcccatatgcttggatggagacagaacaaatgactatgcattttgtgactccaaaatccgtagtcctctccatcaaagtgaggaggtttaccaagtggaatggataataaatgagcatttgtactgtgCGGAATAtgatagtagtcaaaagaaaagtttgaattaaccggtttccttctctcgcagtcgttgtcgtcgttgtccttttgggaagaagtggactcatcgctgtcgtcatagtagacgatctccttgatgcgtcttgtcttcttcttcttcccatctttgcgtctgtggcccgagcccgagttggtaggcttgtcatccttcggctcgttgacgaaggactccttctccttgtcgttgatcacgattcccttccccttaggatccatctcttcgggcggttagtccctttcttgaagagaccggctccgataccaattgagagcacctagaggggggggtgaataggtgatcctgtgaaacttgaaaacttaagccacaaaacttggttaatcgttagcacaataattgccaagtggctagagaggagtcaaaacacaataaccacaagaaatcaatcacagagatggcacggtggttatcacgtggttcggccaagaccaacgcttgcctactccacgttgtggcgtcccaacggacgagggttgcaatcaacccctctcaagcggtccaaagacctacttgaataccacggtgttttgcttgctttttctcaatcccgtttgcaaggaatctccacaacttggagtctcttgcccttacacttgaagttcacaaagaagcacagagcaagggaggattagcaacgcacacaagacacaagaatcagagtatcaacacgcacacaagtcgcaacaagagctcgcaacacaactcaatgagttcacaactccactagagctctatatgctatcacaatgaaacaaatgcgcggaatcgaggtcttggtgcttagaaatgttgtaggaaagcttgggatactcctccatgcgcctaggggtcccttttatagccccaaggcagctaggagccgttgagagcaatctaggaaggctgatcttgccttctgtcgactggcgcaccggacagtccggtgcacaccggacactgtccggtgaccgatttccttccaaaaatggcgtagttgaccgttggcagcctgagagccgttggcgcaccggacagtccggtgcccccttctagccgttggctcggccacgtgtcccgcacagatcgcgcggccgaccgttggctcaccggacagtccagtgcacaccggacagtccggtgaattatagccgtacgtcgccggtgaattcccgagagcggccagttcgttcgagtcagcctggcgcaccggacactgtctggtgcaccaccggacagtccggtgctccaagactgggcagattcttggctgctcgagccaagacatttccaatttgatttttcctgtttccagcacttagatacaatacattagtccataaaataatgtactaagtctgagaaacatacctttatccttggtttgtactttgtccaccattttacatttaagcacttgtgttagacactaaatcaccaaaatacttaaaaatggcccaagggcacatttccctttcaaagctccgctccgcccgacccagggctcggactcgggctaggtcccggaagacggcgaactccgctccgcccgacccagggctcggactcgggctaggtcccggaagacggcgaactccgctccgcccgaccccagggctcggactcgggctaagtcccggaagacggcgaactccgctccgcccgaccctagggctcggactcgggctcagccccagaagacgacgaactccgctccgcccgacccagggctcggactcgggctcagccccagaagacgacaaactccgcttcgcccgaccccagggctcggactccgccctggcctctgccaaaagacctccgcctcgcccgacccaggggctcggactcggcctcggccatggaagacagactcgacctcggcttcggaggagcctccacgacgcccaacctagggcgcaggccagccacgtcaacaggaagcgccatcatcaccctaccccgagctgactcgggccgcagagaacatgaccggtgtcccatctggctagctccgccagataggcaatgatggcgctccgcatgctctgtgacgacggcggctctcaactctcttacggaagcaggaggacgtcagcaaggactcaaccgctccgacagctgtccctccgccaggctccgtcgctcctccgacggccacgacatcacaccagctgggtgccaaaatctctccggctgccacatcggcatgtacttagggcgctagctctcccccgctagacacgtagcactctgctacacccccattgtacacctggatcctctccttacgcctataaaaggaaggaccagggccctcttagagagggttggccgcgcggggacgaggacgggacatgcgctctcttggggccgctcgcttccctctcccgcgtggacgcttgtaaccccctactgcaagcgcacccgacctaggcgctgggcgaacacgaaggccgcgggattcccacctctctcacgccggtctccggccgcctcgctccttcccccctttcgcgctcgcccacgcgctcgacccatctgggctggggcacgcggcaacactcactcgtcggcccgagggaccccccggtctcgaaacgccgacaacatgtAACACAAAAATAGATCTCGCTTCTATGGCCACATGAGAAAAAGAACGCAAAAATCAGAGTTACGGTCAAAAAGATACATCTTTCGAAAGATTTACGTGATTAAACACGTAATGTTTTTGATAAACTATAAATAGTAATATAGAGTAACATGCACTACGAATAGCCAGGTAGCCTTAAAGCGAGTATAATAAGGTGATATAGGCGGACTGTAAGAGATGCCACATCAGATTTGTGCTGATGTGGAAGAAAGAGAAATGTAGAGGGAATGAAAGCTGACTGCTCACTAGTACACAATTGGAAAGCAGGCTCCTCACGAACTCCAAGACAACTTGTGAGAGGAAGAGATGAGCTAAGTATTAAATGTACAACCTGCATTATTGTATGAGTAGATTTTTAATTGGATATATATAACATGTCAATATCATAAATCCTGCTATAGGCTATATTATTAAGGCTCTGTTTGGTAGGGGTCTTCCTCTAGCAGCTTTAGCTCTGGCCCTGGCTCTGGCTCTTAGAAGAAAACACTCCTTCCTTATTGTCACGAAGAGCTTTAGAAAGAACATCCTGTTTGGTTGAAATATAGCTTCTCCTGCAGCTTCTCTTATGATGCAGTGTCGATGAAGAGAAAAAATATGAGAGATGAGCCAATAAAAGCTCATTTTTCTGGCTCCTAACTTGTACTGGTTTTTTAAAGCATTTTTTAAAGGATGTACTCATTCTTTTTTAGAAAGAGCCTATTAAAGATTCTCTCATTTGATAGATTTTTTCGAAAACCCGTTGAAGGAGCAGCTCTACTAGAGAGGGCCTAAGACTGTCTAGAACAACGTCCTCTATATCCATCCTCTATATCCTTCCTTTACGgtcttctctaaaagattccatcctctatatcttcttcctctccaacaacgtcctttaaatcacgtcctctatatgcaaatacctatattagagaattttttttatttttttatacaTACGTATTTATCATACTCTCAAATATATTGTATATATTTTAGTTTTACTATATTAGAAACTCTATGTATAGAGAATCCAataacgtcctctaaatttagaggatcgTTTAGAAAACGCTGCTAAGACTCTCTCCAGCAACACTCGCTATACGCTCATGTACTCTAAATATAGCGCACAATAAGCTTCTGGATGCCTCCAGCAAAGACCGGTATAACGTTCGCTAAAATTTTCAGGGCGTGCTTGGTCCTTTAAATGTGGCGGACGCGGCTGGCTTCTGTAAAGGCCGCTTTACTCTCCCAAGTGCTGCTGGTTCTGACAAACGTCCTCTCCCTTCCCGTCTTTTCAtgaatatttatttatttgctaAGTGATAATGACGAGTAGGCTCTATGGTAAATAGGAAAAAAACAATTTATTACATGGAATCTGCTAAGGCTGTCTCCAACAAGGAGCGGTATATGGTCCTGTCCTCTAAATATAGAGGACTGTCAGGTCCCCTACGGCTCCAGCAAGGCACTCTATACCGtcctctaaattttagaggaTGTAGCAGGCACTCTAAATGTGGAGGGCTCCGGGAGTGCGCTATCCGCGCTCTTCGTCCACCAGCCGCCGCCAGGAAAGTTCCCCGCATTCGTACCCCGCGCTGGCGACTGCTTCTTCCGAGCCCGAGCCCTCGATCCGGCGCGCTTCGCCGCCGGCATCGAGGCAGGAGGGGGAGAAGCGGCCGTGCGGAGGCGGGTCTGTCGGCGTAGAGCTCGCACCCCTTGCAACCGAGGCCGCGCGACCCCCCGTAACCGCAGATCCAAGCCAGGTTCCACCTGTTCGTCGCCGGAGAGTCGCCATCGGCAAAAGGCTTCGTCGTCCGCCGACTTCGTCGAAGGCAGCCGGCAAAAGGAAGAGAACCTCCTCGCCGCCGTCGTCTTCGTCTTCGATTCGGTCCACCGAGGCAGATCCACGAACAGCTAGGTACGAACTACACAAATCCTTTTTTCTGTAGTACTTAATCATTACCGTATTCTATTGTTCGTATTCTGTAGTATGGATTAGGGTTTGTGGATTGTTTAGGGTTTACGATCTAGAGCATTAATGCGCATGTATTTCCTGCATCAATGGCTTATTGTTGCGTGATCCATTTCGGGTTTGGGGGGTTCGCCGTTGTGTCCAGATTAAAATTGTTGCGCGATCCATGGTAACCTAATCTGTAAATTTATAACAGGTTCACATACTTAAATTGTAGTCGGTGTTAACTAATTGAACACTGTGTTTGATGTAGCCATGGATTCGGAGAACGAAAAGCTCCGTAAAGCACTGGCTACTCTGCTCAGAGTTGTTCAAAAGCGTAGTTGTGACATCGTTGATGTCGTCAAATCAGCCTTCCAGCCTTTCAACTCACCTTTGCTGGACGAATTGAACCGAGCACTAGTTGAGATTGACGACCTCGCCAAGGATCTTGAAGACGTAGCAGTGCAAACGCAGTGGGAGGTAGAAAATATGGCTAAGAGTGTAGTCAAAGAACATCCACAACAAGAGGAACAAGTAGAGGACCTTCTCATACAAGATGGTTCAGAAGACGAGCTACTGATAGACGAAGCTTCACCAATTAAGTATGAAGACCTTGTGGGCTACGACGATGGTCGTGACTACTCAACCGACGACACATATCCGTACTAGTGTTCTAGGTTTAACTTCAGTAGAAGTAATGTAGCATGTTTAGGTCTATGTTAAGGTGTACTTGTCGGTTGGTATGATCATGCTTTTGGGGGAGGTTAATGTTGTGGTCTATGTAAACTGAATCCGGTTCAGTTAGTACAATAATTAATGTGTTTTCTTCGACAGTGTTTGCCTTACTTTATACCATGTTACATGTTCACTACATGCTCATTTATATCATGTTTTGATCTACCTGTATTGCATAGAATGGGGAGTGATTGGAACCAGGTCATGTCTCAATATGGAAGCTTCCTTAGCCAGATTGATGAACAGCCTATCGGAACACAACACTCTGAATTTCCAGTTCATGGGCAACCCGAGGGCTCAAGAACACCAGCTGTTACTAAAAAACCAACTCAAAGAACTAAGCTAGCAAACTTCACTGCTGAAGAGGACACAAGGGTATGCCATGCATGGCTTGCTGTTAGTTGCGATCCCATTATTAACACAGGCCAGAAACGTCAAGGTTTTTGGAGTAGAATTACTGAAGCATAcaactcaagacgaggaacaTTGCCAGaaaggtccacaaaatctttgatgAGTAGATGGGATACTATCAAAACACAGTGTTCCACTTTCGCTGGATACATGATGGCAGTCCTCCGACAGAATCCTAGTGGACTCAGTGACGCAGACAAGGTAAATCTTTCATGTAACATTATGACATCACTATGTAGTGGTTTGTTTGTAGGTTCCTGTTGTAACcatttgttatatgtggcagacaTCACTGGCAGCCTCTAGGTTTGCAGTAATTGAGAAGAAGCCTTTCCACTTTTTACACTGTTGGGCCATTCTTAAGGACCAACCAAAATGGATGGACAACCACATGGGTCAACAACATCAGCAAGCGAACGCTAATCCCACACATTCTAACACTGTCGATTTGGATGCAGAAGAATCTGTACCATCAAGCTTCACATCCAAGAGGCCCCTTGGTCGAGATTCTTCGAAGGAAAAGGCAAAGAGGACTAAATCTGTGGACACATCTTCATCAGATTCTGAGTTTATGACACGCATGGGTGATCTATCTTTGGAGCGCCTGTCAGTTTACAAAACAGCTGTTACAACTGAGGAAAAGAAGTTGGATTCAATGAACAGAAATGAGAGGCAGAAATTGCTCCTTGAAAAGAAGAAGTTAAACCTAGAGAAATTAAGGCTTGAAAGGCAGAAACTAAAGGAGGACAAGGAAGAGGAGATAATGATCTTAAGCATGGATTTGAGCAAATGTAACCCTCTCCTCCGGCAGTACTatgaagccaagcaacaagagattCTGGCAAGGGTTACTGGGTCTACTTCATCTGGGCAGTGAAGGTTCCTTACTTAATATGTTTGTTTCTCGTTTATGAATTGAGGCGTAATCGGACTTGGTACTGTGAGCTTGCTGTCGTGAGTTCGTAATCTGGTTTGTACCAGATTTTTTAGGTCGTCTTTGAACTATTTGTTTTCAAGTTTTTGTTTTGAACTATTTGTCATGTTTGGTACCTGAATGTTTTACTATATGTGTTGAACTATTTGGTTTCATGAAGTGTGAGCTTGGTGTAGTTTTTGTGTAGCATTTGTACACACATGTGGTTGCATGACAGTAGTACTCGTTCTTATTTATTTGAAACAGCAGCATCAAGTAGAACAGACATGACACTACTACACTAGGACACTCAGACACACATTACACACACTTGACACATGAAGTAGAACAGACATGACACTGACACAGACAGTAGAACAATGACAAGTAAACTAAGACAGTTCGACAGTAGATTTAAGAACAGCCATGACACAACTTGTTTCATTGCGTCCTATGCAACTCCGGATCCATGGCGCGCCCAGTGATGGTGTATCAGATCAACCTGAAGCTGAGTATATTTGTTGCGGTCTTTCAGTTGGTTGTACCTTTGATTGACGAAGTCGTTGCGCTCTTCCATTGAACCTTGAGTTGTGTCTGCCAGCACTCCGATGTTTTCAAAGGTTGTGTTCAAAGACAATGGACCTTCGTCTTCTACTATCATGTTGTGCAATATTATGCATGTTTTCATGATGTCCCCAATGTGTTCAGGACTCCAACCGTATGCAGGTCCACGGACCACACCCCATCTCTTCTGGAGTACACCGAAAGCTCGTTCTATATCTTTTCGAGCAGACTCTTGAATTGTTGCAAAGTGTTGGGTTCTAACGTCGTAGGGGTTACGGATTGTCTTCACAAATGCGGGCCAGTCTGGGTAAATCCCGTCTGCTAGGTAATATCCCATATTGTACGTGTGCCCATTCACAGTGAATGAAACGGGTGGTGTGTCACCGCTAAGATGCCTTTCGAAAAGGTTTGAACGATGAAGAACATTTATGTCGTTGCAACTACCTGGCAGACCAAAATATGCATGCCATATCCACAGGTCATACGACGCAACAGCTTCCAAGATCATGGTAGGATGTTTACCACGCCCTGTAAACATCCCCTTCCATGAACTTGGGCAGTtacgccactcccaatgcatgcaatcaacactaccaaGCATACCAGGAAACCCACGTGACTCGCCAACTTGGAGAAGGCGTGCGATGTCTTCTGCATTTGGTGCACGAAGATAGTACAGAGCAAACGCGGTTTGGACGGCCGTGCAAAAGTGTTTCAATGCCTCATGAGCAGTAGATTCGCCAATACGCACGTATTCGTCAACGGCATCAGCTGGAATACCGTAAGCAAGGATTCGAACagcagcaacaactttctgtagAGCAGAAAGACCCATATCACCCGCACAATTTGGACGTTGAATAAAATAAGGATCCACTTGTTGCACAGCATCAACAAGGCGCTCAAAGACATGGCGACGCATGCGGAACCTACCATAGAATTCATGTGTCATAATAGGGGTCGTAGAGTTTTGTACATGGTAAAAAGAATGTGTTAATTGTAAATACCTCCTACGAAATTGAGCATCCGTGTACACGGGGTTGGCTCCAAAGTAGTCCGCTCGGATTCTTGCATCGCCGCTCATGTGATCACGATGAATCCTAACACGCCCTGGAATCGAACCACCATGACGACGCTCATTGCGTGCACGTCGCCTCCTATTGACCATGTGCCTCGCCAACTgcaactcttcttcttcctcttccattTCTTCCATCAAGCGCACAAGAAAATTGTTTTCTAAGTAGGGATTCATGGTAGTCGAGTTTGTAAAGGCAAGGTTGAGTGAAGTATGGAAGGGTCACTTGGTATTTATAGAGGAAGTACGCTTCGGATAGAAGACAAGCGCTTGTCGTGCAAGGGAAGCAAGGCTATGGCTTCTCGAAGAAGAGTACTGGCTTACGGTGCAAGATTGTCCATTTTAAAACTTATTTTGGCAACAATATTATAGTATGTGGCGCGTTACCCACAACAATTACACAACAACAAAACAATCAATGTAATTATTATTGATATTTCGAATTTATTGCTTTAAAAATTAATAAATACAATTTTTTCGGATCATTTGTATAGTGTCAAATGATAACAAaacaaagaaaaatgaaaaagaaatggaaaatgtgaatctgttaacactgtagctttaggggatggaatttagaggacgctgctggagacggagaatatatagaggacagaatcttttagagtgttctgtaaaggacagagaatattcctttaggggacgaaatttaggggacgctgctggagacagcctaacaCTGTGGCTATAGGGGACcgaatttagaggacgttgctggagactgaGAATATAtagaggatagaatcttttaaagtgtgctgtaaaggacagagaatattcctttaggggatgaaatttaggggacgctgctggagatagcctaaagAGCGTAGAAAACTGTTTGAAACTCTATATTTAGAGTACACCAGCCTAAGACCCTGTTTGTTTCGGATTATAATctctttagattatataatccagcgcaAATAATCCAATAGGTAAACAAACATATAGATTATgagttcagattatataatctaaagcccagattatgataatctcataatctcctaagagtagcttatttgagattattttggcaAAAAACCCACTACCTatggttatgtaaatagaaattacaatatatgcCATACTTCTTTTCTCACCTCAAATAAACAAACAAGGGTATTACTGTCTAAACAAACAGGCCTAAATTTGTTCTTGCACGTTTGGACGATTGTAGGCCCCACCTGGGAGCCCACGCCTTGGTCAGCAGTGGCTCCACGCGTCTCCGACCGGCTGCCCCCCACTCCCCCACTTCGACCCGGGGGCGCCCTCTCtctgtctccggaacccttccagCCTTCTCGCTCCTGGAACCCAGACCTCAACCCTTCCGTCCCCGACCATCGACCCCCGAAGGACCTGGCGGTGTCCAGATTTCCAGAAGCATCCCCCATCCAGCCCCCGGCGATCGTGCGGAACCTGGCGGCTGGGGACGCGGGAGAAGCGGCGAGGGCTAGCTGGAGATGGACACGGCGGAGAAGATGCGGTGGCCCTTTTCGGACGGCAGCGTCACCGATCTCCTGGACGCCCGCAGCCTCCACGGCTCCCCCGTAAGGCCCCGTGGAGCAGCAAACCCCTGGGATTTCTCCTAGCGCTTTAGGCGGCATTTATGCTTTGCTTTGGATCGAATTGGTCGATTCGTAAGGGTTCGTGTCGGCGAATCGATGATTCAAAGTGATTGGCGGGGGCGGTTTTGGATGAGTTAGTGGGTGCTGGGTTGCATTTCCGGATCGTTACTTTTGATTAGGTTGAAACTCAGAAGGGTTTGTGGACATGGAGGAACCAGCTGTTGTTCGATGCGCAGCCTGATACCAGTAATTGGATTAGAATAGCGGTTTGCTATATaccgtatctgtctttagaaattaattaatatCGGGCCACTTCTGAAATGGTGCAGTATCAAGTTGACTTCAGAATTCTTGCTCTTTATGTGGTGCAAACCTGAAACAACCTGCTGAATGTTCAAGGTGAAAGTGAAACAATACAAAAGAACACATATTGATCTATTCTTGGTGGTGGTGAGGTCTTTAGGTAATGGTGAAATGATATGGCCTTTTGtactatatgtgtgtgtgtgtaaatGGAGAAATGGATTAATTGAGTGATGTTATTTCTCACAAAAATGTACTTAATGTTTTGTGTGCAGAGTGTGCATACAGCATACTGGTCCTTACCACCTAATATGTGGCATGCTCTTCGCAGTAGCTCTTTTCTTCTCAACTTACATATGTATGGTGACTTATGGACCAGTTATAAATACAtgggcagcagcaacaacaacaacaacaacaacaacaaagccttttatcccaagcaagttggggtaggctagagttaaaaACCCAATAGAAACCATAATCAAGGTTCGGGCACATGGATATCTGTTTTGCATGCATTTCTATACAAGGCTAAATATTTGGGCATGGACCATCCTTTCAAGTCCCCTTTTGCTTTTTCTTCCTATGTCAATTTCGGTCTTCATCTTCCTCTCTTCTCATTGCTACCGTGCCTTAGGATCCCATTATGCACTGGCACCTCTGGAGGTCtccgttggatatgtccaaaccatcttaTCGGTTGGAcaagcttttcttcaattggtgctACCCATAGCCTATCACACATATCATCGTTCTGGATTcaataattatttatttattcatgAAACTATATTCAGGAATAAAAGAAGGCAGCAAACATCATATATAAGCCTTGAAGAAATTGATCCACCACATGAAACATGTCATTTGTGTTAGAAAGAGCAATGAAAAGGAACACCAATGCCCCCAAGGCCCCAACTATCCACATTCTTGTTTGCTTAGTTACCAGGCAAAGAGGTCTGGTCCAGCATCACCATCAACTGAAGCATTCACGACAAATGGCTCTTCTTTCTTGGAATTTGATTTTATATAGTTCAGCAACTGCTTTCCTGCAGCATTACTTGGTTAGGTATTACTCTCTCCGTTCCAAATTATAAGTTGTTCTGGCTTTTCTATATACATAGCTTTTGCTATGTATGTAGACATACACTATGTCTATATACATACCTTTTACTTATGTACCTTGAAAAGCCATGATGGCTTATAATCTAGAACAGAGGGAGCATATCTTGAATTATCAAGACACTTAATTAGTTAATTGTATCTTTTGTACTGTTCTTCTTTGCTCTTGCATTTTGTAATTGTGCATGTCTTGGTTATGGTTTAAGCCAAAGTATAACGTAAGTGCAACTAATATTTTATCCTCTGCAGGACATTAAGAAAAAAGCACAGTTTCATTCTTCTCTAGTGCAAAAGCTTGCTTTGGAAAAGGAGATGGAGGTATCTAAGTAACAATTTCATTCATTGTCTTACCATGTGCATTAATATATGTTGGCAATCTTATGTTGGCGTGCTGGAATTTATGTGGGCTGTTGAGTAAAAAGCTGAAGTTTCTTTTCTTTTGCTTTGCTTGCTTTTCAGATGTACTTTCTTTTGTGTTTTTGAACAGGGTCATGTTGGTTGCGTGAATGCTATCGCGTGGAACTCAAGTGGTTCGCTTCTTGTATCAGGATCAGATGACACTAGAGTAAGTTTCTAAAGCCTAGATTGGTTAGCAAACATTATTTTTTTCATGATCATTTTGGTTTATTTGGGTTCTCAAATCTCACTTCTCTTTCTGAATTATAGTCCCTGGAAGTTGCTTTGAGAGATTTATGAACTTCTTTTGTCTTTTGCATCAATATGCCTTGGTGTTTTCCCTTACAGAAGAACTAAGTCATAAGTTAAATGGTAATATCTATTGATATAGGTAGGGCATGGTAGTCTTTTCTTTTGTATGTTATAGGACACACCATTTTGGTTAATTATATCATTGATCTTGTCTTTGAAAGGCGGCTTGTTAGTGTGTGTGTATGCTTTTACAAACATAAGAAGCTATCTTGATTTTCATTTGGTATCTGGATTTAAGCTGTGGACCAAAGGAACAAGAAGAATTTTTTTATGGATGAGACCATCTTGTGAAAAGAGACGTTGCTTCAGTAGCCATTCGATATTTCCTATGTGACTTGCCTTAATATTTTATGCATGACCTCAACTAGGAAAAGGTTCTGGACAAATGGTTTAGTATTGGACTATTGGTGACTACTTGTTCTGCAGATTAACCTCTGGAATTATAATAATCGAGAGCTGGTGCATGATATTGACACTGGCCATTCTGCAAATATCTTTTGCACCAAGTTTGTCCCTGAAACATGTGATGAAGTAGTAGTTTCTGGAGCAGGAGATGCAGAGGTACACCTACTTCCtacatttttcttttctttttaataaTATTGTATTTCCTGTTATATTGGGCCTTTTTCAACTCCGTTACTATTTCTTTTCCAGGTTCGTGTTTTCAATATGTCTCGATTAAGTGGCAGAAGGCCTAGAGAAATTTCTATGGAACCAACAATGGTTTACCAGTGTCACTCAAAAAGGGTCAAGAAACTAGCTGTAAGTTAGCATGCTGATGGGCTGTCAATTCGTATTCGAAATTCTAGAGCATGACAAAATTTGCATTTAATTTTGACAAAATTCTGAAAAAGTCCTGGATGAACTGCCTTTTGGAGAACTTGAAGTTACTCTTTAGGTGAACAGCTGACAGCCTGACATATTGCACTGCTCTAAATTTGTTCTCCTTATCTGCATGTTTAGACATTGATGTGTTGCATTTTCTGCCTTATCATTTGAGATGTGTTCTGCTCACCATGCACTTACGTTTTTTTGAGCCGCTGCATGGTCCATTCAGTGATACTTTTGTTTGTTGCAACATGTAGGTTGAACTTGGCAATCCTAACGTAGTGTGGAGTGCAAGCGAGGATGGTACTCTGAGACAACATGATTTTCGGGAGTGTAGTTCCTGTCCTCGTGCAGGATCCGCTAATCAGGAATGTCACAATGTGCTTGTGAGCATTCTGCACTCCTTTCCTTGCAATGTTCTACTTGTCACTTCTTCACTGCATTCTTCATATGGAGCATGGCATTTTAGTCTGTCCAGCATATGCTCTTCATTTTTTTCTTAATAACATCTCCTTGTTTTAGATATTTCAAAATATAATAACGGCAATCCGAA
It contains:
- the LOC103631823 gene encoding protein ALP1-like yields the protein MNPYLENNFLVRLMEEMEEEEEELQLARHMVNRRRRARNERRHGGSIPGRVRIHRDHMSGDARIRADYFGANPVYTDAQFRRRFRMRRHVFERLVDAVQQVDPYFIQRPNCAGDMGLSALQKVVAAVRILAYGIPADAVDEYVRIGESTAHEALKHFCTAVQTAFALYYLRAPNAEDIARLLQVGESRGFPGMLGSVDCMHWEWRNCPSSWKGMFTGRGKHPTMILEAVASYDLWIWHAYFGLPGSCNDINVLHRSNLFERHLSGDTPPVSFTVNGHTYNMGYYLADGIYPDWPAFVKTIRNPYDVRTQHFATIQESARKDIERAFGVLQKRWGVVRGPAYGWSPEHIGDIMKTCIILHNMIVEDEGPLSLNTTFENIGVLADTTQGSMEERNDFVNQRYNQLKDRNKYTQLQVDLIHHHWARHGSGVA